A section of the Rossellomorea marisflavi genome encodes:
- a CDS encoding GNAT family N-acetyltransferase has product MIIRQGTEADAGAIIAIRRNTISEQEYFLTTDEEFSLDHVGQVKEMAERAEAGGITFVAEADGKVVAFLFFNRSRMKRMRHNGSFGIGILPDYRNRGLGSRMLQHLISWARDQEEIEKICLGVFATNERAIASYKKAGFVEEGREIRQYKFDDGRYVDNVLMGLQL; this is encoded by the coding sequence ATGATCATCAGACAAGGAACAGAAGCAGATGCGGGGGCGATCATCGCCATCCGCCGCAACACGATTTCAGAGCAAGAATACTTTCTGACCACAGATGAGGAGTTCAGCCTCGATCACGTAGGACAGGTAAAGGAGATGGCCGAACGGGCCGAAGCCGGCGGAATCACCTTCGTAGCGGAAGCGGATGGGAAGGTCGTGGCCTTCCTTTTCTTCAACCGCAGCCGGATGAAGCGGATGAGACACAACGGATCTTTCGGTATCGGAATTCTGCCCGACTATCGCAATCGGGGACTTGGTTCACGCATGCTTCAGCATCTTATCAGCTGGGCGAGGGACCAGGAGGAGATCGAAAAGATCTGTCTTGGCGTATTTGCTACCAATGAAAGGGCCATCGCCTCCTATAAAAAAGCCGGGTTTGTCGAAGAAGGCCGGGAAATCCGGCAGTATAAATTCGACGATGGCCGATACGTGGATAACGTATTGATGGGCCTCCAGCTATAA
- a CDS encoding glycoside hydrolase family 32 protein: protein MKSIGKKGIWVLVAILILVIGGVVLWVNAKEDGEKKETGKDGNEVSYRSSYHFTTPDKWKNDPQKPIYYKGEYHYYYLYNKDYPDGNGTEWRHAVSKDLVHWKDEGVAIPKYTNDNGDPWSGSVVIDRENKAGFGKDAFIAIVTQPSKETGAQEQYLWYSTDGGKTFKNHSEDPVLENPGIEDFRDPKVVWDDERNKWVMLMAEGSKVGFYESDNLKDWSFTGDFQTEDLGVLECPDLFRMRTEDGTEKWVLGVSANGESVGKPNTYAYWSGEFNGDTFETDEEEPKWLDYGFDWYGAVTFEDGEAEDKMEKRYALAWMNKWSYANNTPTIEHDDFNGTDSIVREIRLEGDDEEGYTLVSNPVPALDDLVTSTEEFGDMTVEEGRESLDSLGETFRLEADISWEEAERIGMRLRESEDDERHVDVGFSPRDGYSFVNRSKTDQPDEEGDFLESKAPYKTFDQKVHMTILVDKTSVELFMDNGRTVHTNLVFPRPDDQGISLFVEGGSATFENVKIDHMGKTAE from the coding sequence ATGAAATCTATAGGAAAGAAGGGGATATGGGTGTTGGTGGCCATCCTGATCCTTGTCATCGGTGGCGTCGTCCTCTGGGTCAATGCGAAAGAAGACGGTGAAAAGAAAGAGACGGGAAAAGACGGAAATGAGGTCTCATACCGTTCTTCCTATCATTTCACCACCCCTGACAAATGGAAAAACGATCCTCAAAAACCGATCTATTATAAAGGTGAATATCACTATTACTATCTCTATAACAAAGATTACCCTGATGGTAACGGTACTGAATGGCGTCATGCCGTCTCGAAAGACCTGGTCCACTGGAAGGATGAAGGTGTGGCCATTCCGAAGTATACCAATGATAACGGTGATCCCTGGTCCGGCTCAGTGGTCATAGACCGTGAGAATAAAGCTGGTTTTGGGAAAGATGCCTTCATCGCCATCGTGACCCAGCCGTCCAAAGAAACCGGAGCGCAGGAGCAATATCTCTGGTATAGCACGGACGGAGGGAAAACGTTCAAGAATCACAGTGAAGACCCAGTCCTTGAGAACCCGGGAATAGAGGATTTCCGCGATCCGAAGGTCGTATGGGATGATGAACGGAATAAATGGGTGATGCTCATGGCAGAAGGATCAAAGGTTGGATTCTATGAATCCGACAACTTGAAAGACTGGTCATTCACCGGGGATTTTCAAACGGAGGACCTCGGTGTCCTTGAGTGTCCAGATCTCTTCCGGATGCGGACGGAGGACGGAACGGAGAAATGGGTTCTCGGAGTCAGTGCCAACGGTGAATCCGTCGGTAAACCGAATACGTATGCTTACTGGTCAGGTGAATTCAATGGTGATACATTCGAAACTGACGAGGAAGAACCGAAGTGGCTTGATTACGGATTCGATTGGTATGGGGCCGTGACATTCGAAGACGGCGAGGCAGAAGACAAGATGGAGAAGCGCTATGCACTTGCGTGGATGAACAAATGGTCGTACGCGAACAACACCCCTACCATCGAGCATGATGATTTCAACGGGACGGACTCCATTGTCAGAGAAATCCGCCTGGAAGGGGATGACGAAGAAGGTTATACCCTTGTGTCCAACCCTGTTCCGGCCCTGGATGATCTGGTCACCTCTACAGAAGAATTCGGGGATATGACAGTGGAGGAAGGGCGAGAGTCGCTTGACTCACTCGGCGAAACGTTCCGTCTTGAAGCCGACATTTCCTGGGAAGAGGCGGAGCGTATTGGTATGCGCCTCAGAGAGTCAGAAGACGATGAGCGCCACGTTGATGTCGGTTTTTCTCCACGGGATGGCTATTCATTCGTCAATCGCTCCAAGACCGATCAACCGGATGAAGAAGGGGATTTCCTTGAGAGCAAAGCGCCCTACAAGACTTTTGACCAAAAAGTCCATATGACGATCCTTGTGGATAAGACGAGTGTCGAACTCTTCATGGACAATGGCAGGACCGTGCATACGAATCTCGTATTCCCACGCCCCGATGATCAAGGGATTTCCTTATTTGTCGAAGGGGGAAGCGCCACGTTTGAAAATGTGAAGATCGATCACATGGGCAAAACCGCCGAGTAA
- a CDS encoding glycoside hydrolase family 68 protein, whose product MNVRQFAAVSLSAAILFGGSFTSASAKGGADEKGYKETYGTSQITRQDMKDMINQHGDDKFTVPSFDASTIKNVESATKTDENGNKIKMDVWDTWPLQNADGTVAEYKGYQIVFGLAGDPKNPNDTFIYMFYKKAGDDSIDAWKNAGRVFDDEDKNKADDKYLPGQLEEWSGSALFTDDGEIRLFYTNRGDFDESKELFGRQTLTTAQVNVSEKGDKDLQVDGIEDHKSIFNGGDGKTYENVEKAFEDRNFNNNHTFRDPHYIEDKGHKYLVFEANTGTEYGYSGEDNLYNRAYYGKSMKFFRDELKNLQNSPKKETAELANGAMGIIEINDDYTFKKEKKPLLVSNTVTDEIERPNIFKKDGKFYLFTSARGSKMTIDGIDDEDIYMLGYVSNSLDGPFKPMNKTGIVLHQDLDPNDITWNYAHYVIPQEKSDKFVVTSYMTNRGYFADHKSTFAPSFLLDIKNKKSSVVKDGTLEQGQITYDGK is encoded by the coding sequence ATGAACGTTCGTCAATTTGCAGCAGTTTCTTTAAGTGCAGCCATCTTGTTCGGAGGCAGCTTCACATCTGCATCTGCCAAGGGCGGGGCTGACGAAAAAGGATACAAGGAAACATACGGCACGTCACAGATCACACGTCAAGACATGAAGGATATGATCAACCAGCACGGTGATGACAAGTTCACTGTCCCATCCTTTGATGCTTCCACAATCAAAAACGTAGAATCCGCAACAAAAACCGATGAGAATGGCAATAAAATCAAAATGGACGTGTGGGACACATGGCCACTTCAAAACGCTGATGGCACTGTAGCTGAATACAAAGGCTACCAGATCGTCTTCGGTCTTGCCGGTGACCCGAAAAACCCTAACGACACATTCATCTATATGTTCTATAAAAAAGCAGGCGATGACTCCATCGACGCATGGAAAAACGCTGGACGCGTCTTCGATGACGAAGACAAAAACAAAGCAGACGACAAATATCTTCCAGGTCAACTAGAAGAGTGGTCAGGTTCTGCCTTGTTCACGGATGACGGCGAAATCCGTTTGTTCTACACAAATCGTGGAGACTTCGATGAGAGCAAGGAGCTCTTCGGACGCCAAACATTGACAACTGCCCAAGTCAACGTTTCTGAAAAAGGAGACAAAGATTTGCAGGTTGATGGAATTGAAGATCACAAGTCCATCTTCAACGGCGGAGACGGCAAAACCTACGAAAACGTAGAGAAAGCCTTCGAAGATCGCAACTTCAACAATAACCACACCTTCCGTGACCCGCACTACATCGAAGACAAAGGTCATAAATACCTTGTATTCGAGGCCAACACTGGTACAGAATACGGATACTCAGGTGAAGACAATCTTTACAACCGTGCATACTACGGCAAAAGCATGAAGTTCTTCCGCGACGAGCTTAAGAACCTTCAAAACAGCCCTAAAAAAGAAACAGCTGAACTTGCGAACGGTGCAATGGGAATCATCGAGATCAACGATGATTACACATTCAAAAAAGAGAAGAAACCTCTTCTTGTTTCCAACACAGTGACAGATGAAATCGAACGTCCAAATATCTTTAAGAAAGACGGTAAATTCTATCTGTTCACAAGCGCTCGCGGTTCCAAGATGACGATCGATGGCATTGACGATGAAGACATCTACATGCTTGGGTATGTGTCAAATTCCTTGGATGGTCCATTCAAACCGATGAACAAAACGGGAATCGTCCTTCACCAGGATCTTGATCCGAATGATATCACTTGGAATTACGCGCATTATGTAATTCCTCAGGAAAAGTCCGACAAATTTGTGGTAACCAGCTACATGACAAATCGCGGATACTTTGCCGATCACAAATCAACCTTTGCTCCATCCTTCTTGCTTGATATCAAGAACAAGAAATCTTCTGTCGTGAAAGATGGAACGCTTGAGCAAGGTCAAATCACGTACGACGGGAAATAA
- a CDS encoding IS110 family transposase — MDFTQNERLNQINEQTLIIGIDIAKHKHVARAIDDRGIDLSKRLVFPNSLEGFQLLLEWARQLSADTSRPNLMLGMEPTGHYWMNLAYFLKSQGERPVVVNPMKVKKSKELDDDSPTKNDTKDAKVIAQVMRAGRYHEPTLPEGIYAELREGVKLFDIIQEDLSSIKAQIHNVLDRYFPEFLTVFKKWNGKMAMALLKLGYLPTDIRQKTEEELLYDVKALGTKNVGVARMRHLKKVADSSVGMTVGLRMAREELRYLVDQYEALNERLDNLKEELEELVLTVPGADLMMAINGVGAMTIVGFFAEIGDLSNYKDPRQIIKLAGLNLMMNQSGTHRGKTTITKRGRRRLRSILYQVARPLTFHNDAFKALHQYYKHRRTNPLKGKQSFVALGRKLIKVLFVIGTRKCAFSEERMLRDIPHMRDVQAA, encoded by the coding sequence ATGGATTTTACACAAAATGAACGACTTAATCAAATTAATGAACAGACTTTAATCATCGGCATTGATATTGCCAAACACAAGCACGTCGCCAGGGCCATTGATGATCGAGGAATCGACTTATCGAAGCGTCTGGTTTTTCCGAATTCGTTAGAAGGATTCCAATTGTTACTAGAGTGGGCTCGACAATTAAGTGCGGACACATCCCGTCCGAACTTAATGTTGGGGATGGAGCCTACGGGACATTATTGGATGAATCTAGCTTACTTCTTGAAATCCCAGGGCGAGCGCCCTGTGGTGGTAAACCCGATGAAGGTCAAGAAATCAAAAGAACTGGATGATGACTCGCCTACCAAAAATGATACAAAGGATGCGAAGGTCATCGCTCAAGTCATGCGAGCAGGGCGGTATCATGAGCCTACCTTGCCGGAAGGCATCTATGCCGAGTTACGTGAAGGCGTGAAACTCTTTGATATCATTCAAGAAGATCTCTCTTCCATCAAAGCACAAATCCATAACGTTCTGGATCGGTATTTCCCTGAATTCTTGACGGTGTTTAAGAAGTGGAATGGAAAGATGGCGATGGCGCTTCTGAAGTTAGGCTATCTTCCAACAGATATTCGACAGAAGACAGAAGAGGAACTTCTATACGACGTAAAGGCATTAGGGACCAAAAATGTAGGGGTGGCGCGTATGCGCCACTTAAAGAAAGTAGCTGACTCCAGTGTTGGGATGACCGTAGGTCTCCGCATGGCTCGTGAAGAGCTTCGCTATCTCGTTGATCAGTATGAGGCCTTAAACGAACGTCTGGACAATCTGAAAGAAGAACTTGAAGAACTGGTTCTTACGGTTCCTGGCGCAGATCTTATGATGGCGATCAATGGCGTGGGAGCGATGACCATTGTTGGGTTCTTCGCCGAGATTGGTGACTTATCAAATTATAAAGATCCACGACAGATTATTAAATTAGCAGGACTGAATCTGATGATGAACCAATCCGGCACACATCGAGGGAAAACAACCATTACTAAGCGTGGGCGACGAAGGTTGCGTTCCATTCTGTATCAAGTCGCCCGCCCTTTAACTTTTCATAATGACGCCTTTAAAGCTCTTCATCAGTATTATAAACACAGACGAACGAATCCTCTTAAAGGGAAACAGTCTTTTGTCGCACTAGGACGTAAACTGATTAAGGTCTTATTTGTCATAGGCACACGAAAGTGTGCGTTTAGTGAGGAACGCATGCTTCGCGATATCCCTCATATGAGAGATGTGCAGGCAGCTTAA
- a CDS encoding ABC transporter substrate-binding protein: MKKPISVLLSTLIVSSIALSACGGRDDQQKSHKDEKPVTLTVRNPKVEIANEFEEMTKKYEETHHGVRIKVETVGGASDDYSDITAKLTAGKGPDIFTNIGDEAMKEWIRYLEDLSDEPWVDEASPHTLDGITLDGKVYGEPMSIEGFGVVYNRELFKEAGITEPPKTFSELEASARKLSSKGITPFANGYYEDWKLGHHLTSVAFAEEGPGFVKALNEKGTHFSDSEEFNRLFSLIDLTVRYGNTAPATTDYYTEVDLFKEGKAAMILQGNWVEPLMGDAPTGIFPLPLNDRGDAKMIAGVPSYWVINKQSSETKKKEAKRFLRWMVSSEKGQEYMTERFRFIPAFKNVPVNDLGPLGKETHSLISENRTFNWSSFSPCIKKEFGEIMKAYINKESTREQALRGFDEAWNEGACAAPSP; the protein is encoded by the coding sequence ATGAAAAAACCGATATCGGTTCTGCTATCGACCCTGATCGTCAGCTCCATCGCCCTATCCGCATGCGGGGGACGTGATGATCAACAGAAAAGTCATAAGGATGAGAAACCTGTCACCCTTACCGTGAGGAATCCGAAAGTCGAAATCGCAAATGAATTTGAAGAGATGACCAAAAAATATGAAGAAACCCATCACGGGGTCAGGATCAAGGTCGAGACCGTGGGTGGTGCTTCAGATGATTACTCGGATATTACCGCTAAACTCACTGCGGGAAAGGGCCCCGATATTTTCACGAATATAGGGGATGAAGCGATGAAGGAATGGATCCGTTATCTCGAAGACTTATCGGATGAACCGTGGGTGGACGAAGCCTCCCCTCATACGCTTGATGGGATCACCCTTGACGGGAAAGTATATGGGGAGCCCATGAGCATTGAAGGGTTCGGTGTTGTCTATAACCGCGAACTCTTCAAGGAAGCGGGCATCACCGAACCACCGAAAACGTTCTCGGAACTCGAAGCGTCTGCCCGCAAGCTCTCATCTAAAGGGATCACGCCCTTTGCCAACGGATATTATGAAGATTGGAAGCTCGGTCATCACTTGACGAGCGTGGCCTTCGCCGAAGAAGGTCCCGGCTTCGTGAAGGCACTGAATGAAAAGGGCACTCATTTTTCCGACAGTGAAGAGTTCAACCGTCTATTCTCACTCATCGATCTGACGGTCCGATATGGCAATACAGCTCCAGCGACAACGGATTACTACACGGAGGTCGACCTTTTCAAGGAAGGAAAGGCTGCCATGATCCTTCAGGGGAACTGGGTGGAGCCATTGATGGGTGATGCGCCCACGGGGATCTTCCCCCTTCCCCTCAATGACAGGGGAGACGCCAAGATGATTGCGGGTGTACCGAGCTATTGGGTGATCAATAAACAATCGTCGGAAACCAAAAAGAAAGAAGCGAAACGCTTCCTTCGGTGGATGGTGTCTTCTGAAAAAGGACAGGAGTATATGACGGAGCGCTTCCGGTTCATTCCGGCGTTCAAGAACGTGCCGGTGAATGATCTCGGTCCTCTGGGTAAAGAGACACATTCGTTGATCAGCGAGAACAGGACGTTCAATTGGTCTTCTTTCTCTCCTTGTATCAAGAAAGAATTTGGGGAGATCATGAAAGCATATATCAATAAAGAGAGTACGAGGGAGCAGGCACTCAGAGGTTTTGATGAGGCTTGGAATGAAGGGGCTTGTGCGGCTCCTTCCCCTTGA
- a CDS encoding response regulator transcription factor, whose protein sequence is MKALIVDDERNVRNVIRQLGDWDVSGITMLLEASNGYEALDIVRTENPDIIFTDIKMPRMTGLELIEELNTLGYTGKIILVTGYDDYTFMRKAIQLNSFDYLLKPIDADAFDSVLNRVVTAIGEEALEDGEIVEEARRLRSNQIFTSACTGGGTEELAAFLPADEELEMSLLSFYHTHLPEPHMDALKGELQEKGMGNVFAFLEEENLYGVLTVKGQWVYVEEWVSGHIDLPIRLVQGELPDLDELSSTFSKLQGELQQNHYRSIRSLDELESARRIQEIVSYVETYYMEDISLDRLSKMFFLTREHISRTFKKETGLPLSKFVAKLRIEQAKVWLIDSDETIYSIATMLGYQDEKYFSKLFKKVTGFTPYEFRSGNSGVKE, encoded by the coding sequence ATGAAAGCACTGATCGTCGATGATGAACGCAATGTACGGAACGTCATCCGCCAGCTTGGGGACTGGGATGTGTCCGGTATCACCATGCTGCTGGAAGCGTCAAATGGATACGAGGCCCTCGACATCGTCCGCACGGAAAACCCCGATATCATTTTTACAGACATTAAAATGCCTAGGATGACAGGACTGGAGCTCATTGAAGAGCTTAATACACTCGGGTATACGGGAAAGATCATTCTGGTCACAGGCTACGACGATTATACATTCATGAGAAAAGCGATCCAGCTCAACAGCTTTGACTATCTACTGAAGCCCATCGATGCCGATGCGTTCGATTCGGTTTTGAACAGGGTCGTGACGGCAATCGGAGAGGAAGCTTTGGAAGACGGGGAGATTGTTGAAGAAGCGAGGCGTCTCCGCAGCAATCAGATCTTTACCTCTGCGTGCACCGGCGGAGGAACGGAAGAGCTGGCAGCTTTCCTTCCAGCGGATGAGGAGCTGGAGATGTCCCTTCTTTCCTTCTACCACACCCATCTGCCCGAACCACATATGGATGCCCTGAAGGGTGAGCTTCAGGAGAAGGGCATGGGAAATGTGTTTGCCTTTCTCGAAGAAGAAAATCTGTACGGAGTCCTGACTGTGAAGGGTCAGTGGGTCTACGTAGAAGAATGGGTGAGCGGTCATATCGATCTGCCCATCCGCCTTGTCCAGGGGGAGCTCCCCGATCTGGATGAGCTGTCATCTACCTTTAGCAAACTGCAGGGTGAGCTGCAACAGAACCACTACAGGAGCATCCGGAGCCTTGACGAACTCGAGTCTGCGCGGCGGATTCAGGAAATTGTATCGTACGTGGAAACCTACTATATGGAGGATATCTCTCTTGACCGCCTCTCAAAGATGTTTTTCCTCACAAGGGAACATATCTCCAGGACGTTCAAGAAAGAAACAGGCCTTCCCCTTTCCAAATTCGTGGCGAAACTCCGCATCGAGCAGGCAAAAGTATGGTTGATCGACTCTGATGAGACGATCTATTCCATTGCGACCATGCTCGGCTATCAGGATGAGAAGTACTTCTCGAAGCTGTTTAAAAAAGTGACGGGTTTTACTCCCTATGAGTTCCGCTCCGGGAATAGCGGGGTGAAAGAATGA
- a CDS encoding sensor histidine kinase, with protein MLVIFIILPYFLSVFIIYDNTRSSVEEHEIEKSREELEEGSRALQRYFDEMIELSYSLYNDPDVLSVFENGLNDEQRKPFERSMKIFSISRPEIRQMRIYFEKDSSALSVYQSKFSAPKKQEDYVNQAPFRTLYESDDNFFIERPHVIENANNAAILPESDRTRVLTIHHKVTNVLSGEFLGFISMDIDVTAYSSLILNLSDGGESRLTLLDGEDRIMYSSQRLNGSESGDEGDKLVLEERLKGNIDGWRLVKVIDRDVLFRDVNQAATTNILLGIGVVLLGIIMVVVISHIITKPIEKMSEKVRSIGGENMDVDFTTSRKDELGHLEDHMDEMMDRINQHIDREYKLEIESRKNQFRALRSQVNPHFLFNALQTIGAVALKSGAKDVYKLITSLSKMMRYSLRADQWVTVQEELDYIETYLSMQRERFGEGVHADIEVDAEVRTASIPSMLLQPLVENYFKHSYEEGYDEAPLSITGERVGGSILFTVQNTGASISDEDLGQIRSSIYGAPSGQDGGIGLKNIYDRLRLNFKENASFQLDTLEGRGFRIVMKLPFMEDKEEGGDSDESTDRR; from the coding sequence ATGCTGGTGATTTTTATTATTCTGCCCTATTTCTTATCTGTTTTTATTATTTATGACAATACGAGATCATCGGTCGAGGAACATGAGATCGAGAAGAGCCGGGAAGAGCTTGAAGAAGGCAGCAGGGCTCTTCAGCGGTACTTTGACGAGATGATCGAGCTCTCCTACTCCCTCTATAATGACCCGGATGTGCTGAGCGTGTTCGAAAACGGACTGAATGATGAGCAGAGAAAACCGTTTGAACGGAGCATGAAGATCTTCTCGATCAGCCGTCCTGAAATCAGGCAGATGAGGATCTATTTTGAAAAGGATTCATCTGCTTTGAGTGTGTATCAGTCGAAGTTCAGTGCGCCGAAAAAACAGGAGGACTACGTGAACCAGGCTCCTTTTCGAACTCTGTATGAGTCCGATGACAATTTCTTCATAGAAAGGCCGCATGTGATTGAAAATGCCAATAATGCGGCGATCCTGCCTGAGTCCGACCGCACCCGGGTGTTGACAATCCATCATAAAGTTACCAATGTGTTGTCAGGTGAATTCCTTGGCTTCATTTCCATGGATATCGATGTCACCGCCTATTCCTCCCTGATCCTCAATCTTTCTGACGGCGGTGAGAGCCGCTTGACTCTTCTCGATGGGGAGGATCGCATCATGTATTCCAGTCAGCGTCTCAACGGGAGCGAATCAGGGGATGAAGGAGACAAGCTGGTCCTCGAAGAGAGGCTGAAAGGTAATATCGATGGGTGGAGGCTCGTCAAGGTGATCGACCGTGATGTTCTCTTCAGAGACGTAAATCAAGCGGCCACGACGAATATCTTATTGGGAATCGGTGTCGTGCTCTTGGGCATCATCATGGTGGTGGTCATTTCCCATATCATCACCAAGCCCATCGAGAAAATGAGTGAAAAGGTCCGGAGCATCGGCGGGGAGAATATGGATGTGGACTTCACCACCTCCCGTAAGGACGAGCTCGGCCATCTCGAAGATCATATGGATGAGATGATGGACCGCATCAATCAGCATATCGACCGCGAGTACAAACTTGAGATCGAGAGCAGGAAAAATCAATTCCGCGCCCTCAGATCGCAAGTGAACCCGCACTTCCTGTTCAATGCCCTGCAAACGATCGGTGCTGTGGCCCTGAAGTCGGGGGCGAAGGATGTATACAAACTCATCACGTCCCTTTCGAAGATGATGAGGTACTCCCTCCGTGCCGATCAATGGGTGACCGTACAGGAGGAGCTCGACTACATCGAGACATATCTCTCCATGCAACGGGAGCGGTTTGGCGAGGGCGTTCATGCTGATATCGAGGTGGACGCGGAGGTTCGTACTGCTTCTATTCCAAGCATGCTTCTGCAACCCCTGGTCGAGAATTATTTCAAGCACAGCTATGAAGAAGGATATGATGAAGCGCCCCTTTCCATTACGGGTGAAAGGGTCGGAGGATCCATCCTCTTTACCGTGCAGAACACGGGGGCATCCATATCGGACGAGGACCTTGGACAGATTCGGTCTTCTATCTACGGAGCACCGTCGGGTCAGGACGGGGGAATCGGCTTGAAGAATATCTACGATCGCCTGCGATTGAATTTTAAAGAAAACGCATCTTTTCAGCTGGATACATTGGAAGGAAGGGGCTTCAGGATCGTCATGAAGCTACCTTTTATGGAAGATAAGGAAGAAGGGGGAGACAGCGATGAAAGCACTGATCGTCGATGA